The Fructilactobacillus myrtifloralis genome contains a region encoding:
- a CDS encoding deoxyribonuclease IV yields the protein MSEELLLGSHVGMKAPDMFLGSAKEAAANDETAFMVYTGAPQNSRRKPLDELEIPAGKEYMHSHGLREVVVHAPYIINLANTKKPQSFGFAVDFLRKEVERSEAMGATQIVLHPGSHVGAGVDAGLQQIIKGLNQVINPEQQIQIALETMAGKGTELGTSFEQLQTIIAGVEHPEKLSVTFDTCHTYDAGYDVKDDFAGVLAEFDRVIGLERLKVIHLNDDKNPLGSHKDRHENIGFGTIGFPALNAIAHDEKLAAVPKIMETPAIKVNDKVKVDPHGAEVAMLRNQQFDPEMIQKLTTAALED from the coding sequence ATGAGTGAAGAATTATTGCTAGGTTCCCACGTTGGAATGAAAGCACCAGACATGTTTTTAGGCTCAGCGAAAGAGGCGGCCGCTAACGATGAAACCGCCTTTATGGTCTACACCGGAGCGCCCCAAAATTCGCGCCGCAAGCCCCTGGATGAATTAGAAATTCCAGCGGGGAAAGAATACATGCACAGCCACGGGTTGCGAGAAGTGGTCGTGCACGCTCCCTACATTATTAACCTAGCGAACACCAAAAAGCCCCAAAGCTTTGGCTTTGCGGTTGATTTCTTACGTAAGGAAGTGGAACGTTCCGAAGCAATGGGCGCCACCCAGATTGTGTTACATCCTGGTTCCCACGTGGGAGCGGGAGTTGATGCGGGGTTACAACAGATCATTAAGGGATTAAACCAGGTGATTAATCCCGAACAACAAATTCAAATTGCGTTAGAAACGATGGCTGGAAAGGGAACCGAGCTCGGGACTAGTTTTGAACAACTCCAGACCATCATTGCTGGAGTGGAACATCCCGAAAAACTTTCGGTAACCTTTGACACCTGCCATACGTACGATGCGGGGTATGACGTAAAGGATGATTTTGCTGGGGTCCTAGCTGAATTTGATCGGGTGATCGGACTTGAGCGGCTCAAGGTCATTCATTTGAATGATGATAAAAATCCATTGGGAAGTCACAAAGACCGCCATGAAAACATTGGCTTTGGGACGATTGGCTTTCCGGCACTAAACGCCATTGCCCATGACGAAAAACTGGCGGCAGTTCCCAAAATCATGGAAACTCCCGCCATTAAAGTTAATGATAAGGTAAAAGTCGATCCGCACGGTGCAGAAGTTGCAATGTTACGGAACCAACAATTTGATCCTGAGATGATTCAAAAGCTTACGACGGCGGCATTGGAGGATTAG
- a CDS encoding CDP-glycerol glycerophosphotransferase family protein: protein MKTVYVWLVRFLSVLFYFRTKKNVYYLMSYSNNLHMIKRTAAELPAGQKLVVIYNPRTLAAAYDLKAFGVKAIPLKMSIPFLLQRIPQLMSARLIFCDNYYALLAGLIRPRTKMKIIQLWHADGTIKTFGWEDPNQRQNGWLKRRRHQLVYNQFDDYVVASKAMGNVFQRSFAQPAAKMQDLGMPRSDRLFSANWLDTVRQRVWLAAPELKNKRVILYAPTYRNASQVNPPTGTIEALAADPNAVVAVKLYPEIDREKLEMEQFKHPNVKIYDEFTTTDLMTLADTLVTDYSSFIFDFSLMPQARSAIFFMYDLHEYAEQRGVQPDLKRWLPTPPVKTVDQLRQAILANQPVDFTAFNDWWNTYNDGKAYKRVIDKYVIGRHNAAEDNDE, encoded by the coding sequence ATGAAAACAGTATATGTGTGGTTGGTTCGCTTCCTCTCCGTACTATTTTACTTTAGAACTAAAAAGAACGTTTATTACCTGATGAGTTACAGTAACAACCTCCACATGATTAAACGGACGGCGGCTGAGTTGCCAGCGGGACAAAAATTGGTGGTAATTTATAATCCACGCACGTTGGCGGCCGCTTACGACCTCAAGGCCTTTGGGGTCAAAGCAATTCCGTTAAAAATGAGTATCCCGTTTTTACTGCAGCGCATTCCGCAGTTAATGTCGGCTCGGTTAATTTTTTGTGATAACTATTACGCCCTGCTAGCTGGCTTAATTCGACCTCGCACGAAAATGAAAATCATTCAACTGTGGCATGCCGACGGCACGATTAAGACGTTTGGCTGGGAGGATCCTAATCAACGGCAAAACGGGTGGTTAAAACGCCGCCGTCATCAACTTGTGTATAACCAGTTCGATGACTACGTGGTGGCGTCTAAAGCTATGGGAAACGTTTTTCAACGCAGCTTTGCCCAACCGGCTGCCAAAATGCAGGACCTGGGGATGCCACGTTCTGATCGGTTGTTTAGTGCGAACTGGTTAGACACGGTGCGACAGCGCGTCTGGTTGGCGGCGCCCGAGTTAAAAAACAAACGGGTGATTTTATACGCCCCAACCTACCGGAATGCTAGTCAAGTGAACCCGCCCACCGGGACCATTGAGGCCTTGGCGGCCGACCCCAACGCGGTTGTAGCGGTTAAACTCTACCCAGAGATTGACCGTGAAAAACTCGAAATGGAACAGTTTAAACATCCAAACGTCAAAATTTATGACGAATTTACCACGACCGACTTGATGACCTTAGCAGACACCTTAGTCACTGATTATTCGTCGTTCATTTTTGACTTTAGTTTGATGCCCCAAGCCCGGTCGGCAATTTTCTTCATGTATGATTTGCACGAATACGCCGAACAGCGCGGGGTTCAACCGGACTTGAAACGTTGGTTACCAACCCCACCAGTTAAGACGGTTGACCAGTTACGACAAGCAATCCTAGCCAATCAACCGGTTGACTTTACGGCCTTTAACGATTGGTGGAATACTTATAACGATGGAAAAGCGTACAAGCGGGTGATTGACAAATACGTCATCGGCCGGCATAACGCAGCTGAGGATAATGATGAGTGA
- a CDS encoding YitT family protein, giving the protein MDDVHKVIRRHQIITKLSTAFIYATLVSIAMNFFWTPGHIYSSGITGFAQLLNTVSQRYLPFTLSTALALLLLNLPLLLLAWKQIGHQFAIFTFISVLLASFMIKILHPLTLTSDPLICALFGGAVNGFGTGLALKNQISTGGLDILGIVIQRKTGHSIGNINIIFNSLIILSAGFMYGWPYAFYSAIGLFVNAKVMDLTYTRQQRMQVMIVTDFPKTVVDSIQNHMRRGITIVHDAEGAYHHDRKAILFTVISRYEKNELDEALHESDPHAFAVAVDVDEVFGHFYESKPK; this is encoded by the coding sequence ATGGACGATGTACACAAAGTCATTCGCCGGCACCAAATTATTACGAAGCTATCAACCGCGTTTATTTATGCGACGTTAGTTTCAATTGCGATGAATTTCTTCTGGACGCCGGGGCACATTTATTCCTCTGGGATTACCGGATTTGCCCAGTTACTGAACACGGTTTCGCAGCGGTACCTGCCGTTTACCCTGTCAACGGCCTTAGCACTGCTACTGCTGAACCTCCCGCTCCTACTATTAGCTTGGAAACAAATCGGGCATCAGTTTGCCATCTTTACCTTTATTTCGGTGTTGCTCGCTAGTTTTATGATTAAAATTTTGCACCCGCTAACCCTGACGTCCGACCCGTTGATTTGTGCCCTCTTTGGGGGAGCTGTCAACGGATTTGGGACCGGATTAGCCCTGAAAAATCAGATTTCCACGGGGGGATTGGATATCCTTGGGATTGTGATTCAACGGAAAACGGGGCATTCGATTGGAAACATTAACATTATCTTTAACTCGTTGATTATTCTGTCAGCCGGGTTCATGTACGGCTGGCCGTATGCTTTTTATTCTGCAATTGGATTGTTTGTTAATGCGAAAGTAATGGATTTAACCTATACTAGACAGCAACGGATGCAGGTGATGATCGTGACGGACTTTCCGAAAACGGTTGTAGATAGCATTCAAAATCACATGCGCCGCGGGATTACGATTGTCCATGACGCGGAAGGGGCCTATCATCATGACCGCAAAGCGATCCTCTTTACCGTGATTTCGCGATACGAAAAAAATGAACTGGATGAAGCGCTTCACGAATCTGATCCCCATGCCTTTGCAGTGGCGGTTGACGTGGATGAAGTGTTTGGACACTTTTACGAAAGCAAACCGAAATAA
- the aspS gene encoding aspartate--tRNA ligase — protein MKRTTYAGNVNEQYLDQTVTLDGWIAKKRNLGSLMFIDLRDRAGIVQLVFNEHENPTAFQVAETAKNEFVIEITGEVVARAETEINPDLYTGKVEVHVTSAQILSTSKPVPFEIKDDTNASDDLRLKYRYLDLRRPEMQRGLLVRNRILQATHRYLDQNGFIDIETPDLTASTPEGARDYLVPSRVYPGSFYALPQSPQQFKQMLMGAGFDRYYQIARCFRDEDLRGDRQPEFTQIDLETSFMSAEDIQAVTEGLIKEVMKDAVGYDVKLPFDRITWQESMNRFGTDQPDTRFGMELKDVSDLVADSDFKVFSSAVAAGGQVKAIVVPEGADQYSRKDIDRYTDYVKRFGAKGLAWLKVTADGFSGPIAKFFKDADQVAALEAQTGAQPGDLVLFAADRAKVVADTLGYLRVAIAKEQDLIPADQYNFLWVVDWPLFEYDEGAQRWTAAHHPFTMPNVGDEHYLDEGEDPHKAHAQSYDIILNGLELGGGSIRIHTRELQEKMFRALGFTPESANSQFGYFLRALDYGFPPHGGLAIGLDRFARLLARRGNIRDVIAFPKNSKAIDPLTSAPTPVAPKQLDELGIEVEKSTDK, from the coding sequence ATGAAACGAACTACATATGCTGGGAATGTCAACGAACAGTATTTAGACCAAACGGTGACGTTGGATGGTTGGATTGCCAAAAAACGAAACCTCGGGAGTTTAATGTTTATTGATCTTCGCGATCGGGCCGGGATTGTTCAGTTGGTCTTTAACGAACATGAGAATCCGACGGCTTTTCAAGTGGCCGAAACGGCGAAAAATGAATTTGTGATCGAAATTACGGGGGAAGTGGTTGCCCGGGCCGAAACGGAAATTAATCCCGATCTATATACGGGGAAGGTCGAAGTCCACGTGACGTCGGCTCAGATTTTGAGTACTTCCAAGCCGGTTCCCTTTGAAATTAAGGACGACACCAACGCCAGCGATGACTTGCGGTTGAAGTATCGGTATTTGGATCTTCGGCGCCCAGAGATGCAACGGGGGCTCTTGGTCAGAAACCGGATTTTGCAGGCAACGCACCGCTATCTAGATCAAAACGGGTTCATTGACATTGAAACTCCGGATTTAACGGCATCGACCCCGGAAGGAGCGCGCGACTACTTGGTACCATCACGGGTGTATCCCGGTTCCTTTTATGCTTTGCCACAGTCCCCACAGCAGTTTAAACAAATGCTGATGGGGGCCGGTTTCGATCGCTACTATCAAATTGCACGGTGCTTTCGGGATGAGGACTTACGCGGAGACCGGCAACCAGAATTCACGCAGATTGACTTAGAAACATCCTTTATGAGTGCCGAAGATATCCAAGCCGTGACAGAAGGCCTGATTAAAGAGGTCATGAAGGACGCCGTTGGGTACGACGTCAAACTTCCATTTGACCGGATTACGTGGCAAGAATCCATGAATCGCTTTGGGACAGATCAACCTGATACCCGGTTTGGAATGGAGCTAAAGGATGTTTCGGACCTCGTGGCCGATTCTGATTTTAAAGTGTTTAGTTCGGCAGTCGCTGCTGGAGGCCAAGTCAAAGCAATTGTCGTCCCTGAGGGAGCAGATCAGTACTCCCGCAAAGACATTGATCGGTATACCGATTACGTGAAGCGGTTTGGCGCGAAGGGGCTGGCCTGGCTGAAGGTGACAGCGGATGGATTCTCCGGCCCCATCGCCAAGTTCTTTAAGGATGCTGACCAAGTTGCAGCTCTTGAAGCACAAACCGGCGCTCAACCCGGTGATTTAGTGCTCTTTGCTGCTGACCGAGCTAAGGTCGTGGCTGATACCCTTGGATACCTGCGGGTAGCAATTGCGAAGGAGCAAGACCTGATTCCAGCCGACCAGTATAACTTCTTATGGGTCGTTGATTGGCCGTTGTTTGAATATGATGAGGGGGCCCAACGCTGGACCGCCGCTCACCACCCGTTCACGATGCCAAATGTCGGCGATGAACATTATTTGGATGAGGGGGAAGATCCCCACAAGGCGCACGCCCAGAGTTATGACATCATCTTAAATGGGCTGGAACTCGGGGGTGGCTCGATCCGGATTCACACCCGCGAGTTACAAGAAAAGATGTTTCGGGCCCTCGGTTTTACGCCAGAAAGCGCCAACTCTCAGTTTGGGTATTTCTTGCGGGCCTTAGACTATGGGTTTCCGCCCCATGGTGGCTTGGCAATCGGCTTAGATCGGTTTGCGCGGCTGTTAGCGCGGCGGGGCAACATTCGTGATGTAATCGCCTTTCCGAAGAATTCTAAGGCCATTGATCCGTTAACGAGTGCACCAACGCCCGTTGCACCTAAGCAACTTGATGAATTAGGAATTGAAGTGGAAAAATCAACTGATAAATAA
- a CDS encoding N-acetylmuramoyl-L-alanine amidase yields the protein MPFTIRNRRGLAFTLVVTCCTCLIIGIMLLRNNVAVHTNNLQIKAGPNLATTTIGTVNRGDRVQIITKKHQWAQVVYQHQKIGWVPNWLLTGHPHLKTAGPLAEATIVLDPGHGGSDSGALSNSNQPEKRYTLALAQQVAARLRAAGTNVIMVRDHDQTVALKRRPGFATKSQANLFVSFHFDSSTVSGSASGFTTYYYHPGHSKQLAQAVNQQLTGLGLENKGVQFGDYLVIRDTTVPAVLLEMGYINNQTDFQKIKSKAYQQKVATEVTAGLNHYLKTNY from the coding sequence ATGCCCTTTACAATCAGAAATCGCCGTGGGTTGGCCTTTACCCTGGTCGTAACCTGCTGTACCTGTCTCATTATCGGCATCATGCTCTTACGAAACAACGTCGCCGTTCACACAAACAACCTCCAGATTAAAGCCGGTCCCAACTTAGCTACCACTACGATTGGAACTGTTAACCGGGGCGACCGGGTGCAAATCATTACCAAAAAACATCAATGGGCCCAGGTTGTCTATCAACACCAAAAAATTGGTTGGGTGCCGAACTGGTTATTAACCGGTCATCCCCACCTCAAAACCGCTGGTCCGCTAGCGGAAGCGACCATTGTTTTAGACCCTGGGCACGGAGGATCTGACTCCGGCGCCCTCTCTAATTCTAACCAGCCAGAAAAACGCTACACCTTAGCCCTCGCACAACAAGTTGCGGCGCGCTTACGCGCAGCGGGTACGAACGTCATTATGGTTCGTGATCACGACCAAACGGTGGCGTTAAAGCGGCGGCCAGGCTTTGCAACTAAGTCACAGGCCAACCTGTTTGTGAGTTTTCACTTTGACTCCTCCACCGTGTCGGGATCAGCTTCCGGATTCACAACCTATTACTACCATCCGGGCCACTCTAAACAACTGGCGCAAGCGGTTAATCAGCAACTAACCGGCCTTGGTTTAGAAAATAAGGGTGTTCAATTTGGCGATTACCTCGTCATTCGGGACACCACCGTGCCGGCCGTTTTATTAGAAATGGGTTACATCAATAACCAAACTGACTTTCAAAAAATCAAAAGTAAGGCTTACCAACAAAAGGTCGCGACCGAGGTGACCGCGGGCCTAAACCACTATCTCAAGACTAACTATTAA
- a CDS encoding fructosamine kinase family protein, whose product MKKLTTAWLQQLPLQELQTVTPVSGGDINEAYQLTTKSGARYFLKVQPGRGKAFFDHEVEGLNLIGQVATVPTVIASGEIETDGYLILQWIETGNGNQFELGKMVANVHQQQEQRFGLDHDFRLGRFPKVNQWQSNWATFFIQQRLQPLAQLAQQKGRWNQTRSAALTLIMQQLQAYAATHVIKPSLLHGDLWAGNALFNHQHQPLLIDPDVYYGDREFDLGITTVFGGFTAAFYSGYQSVYPCRPGVEARLPWYRFYYVLMHVVLFGESYGTYLDQISSNLLNEGRQ is encoded by the coding sequence ATGAAAAAACTAACGACTGCGTGGTTACAACAACTGCCCCTGCAGGAGCTCCAGACCGTTACGCCCGTTTCTGGTGGGGACATTAATGAGGCCTACCAGCTAACCACGAAGAGCGGCGCCCGCTACTTTTTAAAGGTTCAACCAGGACGTGGTAAAGCTTTTTTTGATCATGAAGTGGAAGGGTTAAACCTAATTGGCCAAGTTGCCACCGTGCCAACCGTGATTGCGAGCGGCGAGATTGAAACGGATGGCTATCTCATCCTGCAATGGATTGAAACTGGCAACGGCAACCAGTTTGAGCTTGGCAAAATGGTCGCTAACGTTCATCAGCAACAGGAACAGCGCTTTGGTCTCGACCATGATTTTCGCTTAGGGCGGTTTCCAAAGGTTAATCAGTGGCAAAGTAACTGGGCGACCTTTTTTATTCAGCAACGGTTACAGCCACTGGCGCAGTTAGCCCAGCAAAAAGGCCGCTGGAACCAAACCCGTTCCGCGGCCTTAACTCTGATTATGCAGCAACTGCAAGCTTATGCAGCCACTCATGTAATTAAACCGAGCCTCTTACATGGGGATCTATGGGCAGGGAATGCGCTCTTTAACCACCAGCACCAGCCCCTGCTCATTGATCCGGACGTTTATTATGGTGACCGCGAATTTGACCTCGGAATTACCACCGTCTTTGGGGGCTTTACCGCTGCCTTTTACAGCGGCTATCAATCTGTCTATCCCTGTCGTCCGGGAGTAGAAGCCCGCTTACCCTGGTATCGCTTTTACTACGTTCTGATGCACGTCGTCCTCTTTGGTGAGAGCTACGGCACTTATCTTGACCAAATCAGTTCAAACCTATTGAATGAGGGCCGGCAATAA
- a CDS encoding HAD-IA family hydrolase, which translates to MINLLWDFDGTLFDTYPYMVSAFTKALQRVGVDEFEIDGDEIYRQMRVHSLNSAITKFSACFHVDPQQLQTAYREFEALEIQLAQPFAGAPAALQAVVKNGGQNGLVTHRDQAAVTLLEQANLTPLLTGIVTREQGFPRKPDPTALQFLLNQMQLDPAQTAFVGDRKLDVDAANRAGIKSILFDPDYVIEAPGTPSVTIHALTELPALIIAGPHSIGLN; encoded by the coding sequence ATGATCAATTTACTTTGGGATTTTGATGGGACCCTGTTTGATACGTACCCATACATGGTAAGTGCTTTTACAAAGGCGCTCCAACGGGTTGGTGTTGATGAATTTGAGATCGATGGGGACGAAATTTATCGGCAAATGCGGGTGCATTCCCTTAATTCGGCCATTACGAAGTTTAGTGCCTGTTTCCACGTTGACCCGCAGCAGTTGCAAACTGCTTATCGGGAGTTTGAAGCCCTGGAAATTCAGCTAGCCCAGCCCTTTGCTGGTGCGCCGGCAGCGCTCCAAGCGGTGGTTAAGAACGGGGGCCAGAACGGCTTGGTCACCCATCGTGATCAAGCCGCGGTCACGTTACTGGAGCAGGCCAATTTAACCCCCTTGTTGACCGGAATTGTGACCCGTGAACAAGGATTTCCACGTAAACCGGATCCGACGGCACTGCAGTTCTTACTGAATCAAATGCAATTGGATCCAGCCCAGACGGCATTTGTGGGGGATCGGAAACTAGATGTGGATGCTGCCAACCGGGCTGGAATCAAGTCAATTTTGTTTGACCCGGATTATGTAATTGAAGCCCCGGGAACGCCCAGTGTTACCATTCATGCTTTAACTGAATTGCCGGCCCTCATTATTGCCGGCCCTCATTCAATAGGTTTGAACTGA
- the dtd gene encoding D-aminoacyl-tRNA deacylase yields the protein MKLVLQRVQRATVRIDEQVVGAIQTGLLIFVGAEAGDDEATAQRLAAKVAKLRIFADEAGKMNRNITQAQGAILSVSQFTLLADLHHGNRPSFQAAGDPQAAHQVYTAFNEALVAQGLSVATGQFGADMQVELVNDGPATFLLNDRESAQ from the coding sequence ATGAAGTTAGTGCTACAACGAGTCCAGCGGGCCACCGTGCGGATTGACGAGCAGGTCGTGGGAGCCATTCAGACGGGATTATTAATTTTTGTCGGTGCCGAAGCCGGGGATGACGAGGCCACGGCCCAACGGCTGGCAGCTAAAGTGGCTAAACTACGAATTTTTGCCGATGAGGCGGGGAAGATGAATCGCAACATTACCCAAGCGCAGGGAGCAATTCTCTCCGTTTCGCAGTTTACGCTGTTAGCTGATTTACACCACGGGAATCGGCCGTCATTTCAAGCCGCAGGTGATCCCCAAGCGGCCCACCAAGTTTACACCGCCTTTAATGAGGCGCTGGTAGCCCAGGGACTATCAGTGGCTACCGGGCAGTTTGGCGCGGATATGCAGGTGGAGCTCGTGAACGATGGACCAGCTACGTTCCTATTGAATGATCGGGAGTCTGCACAATGA
- a CDS encoding RelA/SpoT family protein: protein MASLKQWQPAEVFTKIQSEMNPDEVAMVKRAYQVARHAHGSKQRASGESYIDHSTNVAGILADLNMDAVAITAGFLHDVVEDSDMQLTDVREQFGADVALIVDGVTKISKIKYNSSREALAENYRKLLLVMCKDIRVMIVKLADRMDNMDTLGDLPADFQVRFAKETLDVYAPIADRLGMGTVKWELQDMALRYLNPEAYYQIAHSMKSKRNERESYIQDAIREVRRAIADYHIPAEIYGRPKHLYSIYKKMVDKHKKFEEIYDLSAIRIIVDTVKDCYAILGAVHAKWPPMPGRFKDYIAMPKPNLYQSLHTTVIGPEGKPLEIQIRTKEMHRIAEYGVAAHWAYKQGQTDAVANDDNNVQLNWFKKIIEIQEETDNAADFMDSVQGELFSDHVYAFTPNGDVLELPQGAGPLDMAYAIHTQVGHRATGARVNGKMVSLDYQIQNGDIVEIITAANSTGPGKNWLDLVHTSSAKHKINQFFKKQNRADNIKAGTELLHNQLEETGYAPNELLTTENRERVLNELHYRTEDDLLAALGFGDIHAVGVANRFTSEIRDERQKERELQAEQDLLEHSQTLSTKKSTSQPRGNRPADNVAVDGIDNVLVRLSHCCLPLPGDEIIGYITKGRGISIHRVNCNNFSNAEPGRIIAAHWREVENNQVNYPAKLRFEADNRNGVLNDVIKRFNNSPAQLTSINGRVHDDTGVTIDAVVDVHNVAQVEQVMETVKMVPGVATAERVLN, encoded by the coding sequence ATGGCAAGCCTCAAACAATGGCAACCAGCTGAGGTATTTACTAAGATTCAAAGTGAAATGAACCCTGACGAGGTCGCAATGGTTAAGCGGGCGTACCAAGTTGCTCGGCACGCGCATGGATCAAAGCAACGGGCTTCTGGAGAAAGTTACATTGATCACTCGACGAACGTGGCTGGGATTTTAGCGGACCTCAATATGGATGCTGTGGCCATTACCGCCGGTTTTTTGCACGATGTGGTTGAGGATAGTGACATGCAATTGACTGACGTTCGTGAGCAGTTTGGTGCTGACGTGGCCCTGATTGTCGACGGGGTTACTAAAATCAGTAAGATTAAATACAACTCGAGTCGGGAAGCACTGGCGGAAAACTATCGGAAGTTACTGCTCGTGATGTGCAAGGATATCCGCGTGATGATTGTGAAACTTGCAGACCGAATGGATAACATGGATACGCTGGGCGACCTGCCCGCCGACTTTCAAGTGCGGTTTGCCAAAGAAACCCTTGATGTTTATGCGCCCATCGCAGATCGCCTGGGGATGGGAACCGTAAAGTGGGAACTGCAGGATATGGCGTTACGCTATCTGAATCCCGAGGCCTACTACCAAATTGCGCATTCGATGAAGTCGAAACGAAACGAGCGGGAATCTTACATTCAGGATGCCATTCGCGAAGTGCGCCGGGCCATTGCGGACTATCACATTCCAGCGGAAATTTACGGGCGGCCGAAGCACCTCTATTCCATTTACAAAAAGATGGTCGACAAGCACAAAAAGTTTGAAGAAATTTACGATCTGTCAGCCATTCGAATTATCGTGGACACGGTTAAGGATTGCTATGCCATTTTAGGGGCGGTGCACGCGAAGTGGCCACCCATGCCGGGCCGGTTTAAGGATTACATTGCCATGCCCAAACCGAACCTCTACCAGTCGTTGCATACAACTGTGATTGGACCGGAAGGCAAACCGCTGGAGATTCAAATCCGGACCAAAGAGATGCACCGCATTGCAGAGTATGGGGTTGCAGCCCACTGGGCTTATAAACAAGGCCAAACGGACGCCGTTGCCAATGATGACAATAACGTGCAGTTAAACTGGTTTAAAAAGATTATTGAAATTCAAGAAGAAACCGATAATGCGGCTGACTTTATGGACAGTGTCCAGGGGGAACTGTTTAGTGATCACGTATATGCCTTTACGCCGAACGGTGATGTGTTAGAGCTTCCCCAGGGAGCAGGTCCGCTCGACATGGCCTATGCCATTCACACGCAAGTGGGTCATCGTGCCACGGGGGCCCGCGTAAACGGCAAAATGGTGTCGCTTGATTATCAGATTCAAAACGGGGACATCGTGGAAATCATCACCGCTGCGAACTCAACGGGCCCCGGAAAGAACTGGTTAGATTTGGTACACACTAGTAGTGCCAAGCACAAGATTAATCAGTTTTTCAAAAAGCAAAACCGGGCGGATAACATTAAAGCCGGGACCGAACTTCTCCACAATCAGTTGGAGGAAACGGGGTACGCGCCGAACGAATTACTAACAACCGAAAACCGGGAACGGGTGCTCAACGAACTCCATTACCGGACGGAGGATGACCTGTTAGCCGCCCTTGGCTTTGGAGATATCCACGCGGTGGGAGTGGCTAACCGCTTTACCAGTGAGATTCGGGATGAACGACAAAAGGAACGGGAACTCCAGGCGGAACAAGATCTCCTGGAACACTCTCAGACGTTGTCAACGAAAAAAAGCACGTCCCAACCCCGGGGAAATCGGCCAGCCGATAACGTGGCGGTCGATGGGATTGATAACGTGTTGGTGCGGTTGAGTCACTGTTGTTTGCCCCTCCCCGGCGATGAAATTATTGGTTACATCACCAAGGGACGGGGTATTTCGATTCACCGGGTTAACTGTAATAACTTTAGTAACGCCGAGCCTGGCCGGATTATTGCGGCCCACTGGCGGGAAGTTGAAAATAATCAGGTTAATTACCCGGCTAAGTTACGTTTTGAAGCTGATAACCGCAACGGGGTGTTAAATGATGTCATTAAACGGTTTAATAACAGTCCGGCTCAGTTAACGTCGATTAACGGGCGCGTTCACGATGATACGGGCGTGACCATTGATGCGGTTGTGGACGTCCACAATGTTGCTCAGGTTGAGCAGGTAATGGAAACCGTTAAAATGGTTCCCGGAGTGGCAACCGCCGAACGGGTTTTAAACTAA
- a CDS encoding 16S rRNA (uracil(1498)-N(3))-methyltransferase → MQHYFSERPLAVGEKVPLSAEIKQHWLRVLRATVGTQAEFVDDQQRVFVGELIDAQQGIIKIVAATTQNVELPVAVTIACGLPKSGKAELIVQKATELGAQTIIFVPTDWSVAKWAQKATKKIARLQKIARSAAEQSHRNVIPEVRYCENLTALQTMAADADQRVVAYEESAKQGETSRLVQLGTQLHPGDRLVALFGPEGGLRPEEVRDLQATGFQVVGLGPRILRTESAPLYFLSAISVLSELK, encoded by the coding sequence GTGCAACATTATTTTAGTGAACGGCCCTTAGCGGTGGGCGAAAAGGTCCCATTATCAGCGGAAATTAAGCAACACTGGTTGCGGGTCTTACGCGCTACCGTAGGAACGCAAGCCGAGTTTGTGGACGATCAGCAGCGGGTCTTTGTGGGCGAACTGATTGATGCACAGCAAGGCATCATTAAAATTGTGGCTGCAACCACGCAGAATGTCGAACTGCCGGTGGCGGTCACCATTGCCTGTGGTTTACCGAAAAGTGGGAAAGCCGAGTTAATTGTGCAGAAGGCCACGGAACTCGGAGCGCAAACCATTATCTTTGTGCCAACTGACTGGTCGGTCGCAAAGTGGGCCCAAAAGGCCACGAAAAAGATTGCCCGTTTACAAAAAATTGCGCGCAGCGCAGCCGAACAGTCCCATCGCAACGTGATTCCGGAAGTTCGGTACTGCGAAAACCTAACGGCGTTACAGACGATGGCAGCGGACGCAGACCAGCGGGTGGTAGCTTATGAAGAATCAGCCAAACAGGGGGAGACCAGTCGGCTAGTGCAACTAGGCACCCAGCTTCACCCTGGCGACCGGTTGGTAGCTCTCTTTGGCCCGGAGGGGGGCCTTCGTCCTGAAGAAGTTAGGGACTTACAAGCCACCGGGTTTCAGGTAGTCGGCTTAGGCCCCCGGATTCTACGCACGGAATCGGCACCGTTGTACTTTTTGAGTGCCATTTCTGTACTTTCCGAACTTAAATGA